From Macaca fascicularis isolate 582-1 chromosome 14, T2T-MFA8v1.1, a single genomic window includes:
- the TMEM138 gene encoding transmembrane protein 138 isoform X2, with protein sequence MLQTSNYSLVLSLQFLLLSYDLFVNSFSELLRKAPVIQLVLFIIQDIAVLFNIIIIFLMFFNTFVFQAGLVNLLFHKFKGTIILIAVYFALSISLHVWVMNLRWKNSNSFIWTDGLQTLFVFQRLESRKTKLCFRQALQTESRQLQKKVTATIYRRKPLTYLPTDVWTSE encoded by the exons atgCTCCAGACCAGTAACTACAGCCTGGTGCTCTCGCTGCAGTTCCTGCTGCTGTCCTATGACCTCTTTGTCAATTCCTTCTCAGAACTGCTCCGAAAGGCTCCTGTCATCCAGCTTGTGCTCTTCAT CATCCAGGATATTGCAGTCCTcttcaacatcatcatcatcttcctcATGTTCTTCAACACCTTCGTCTTCCAGGCTGGCCTGGTCAACCTCCTATTCCATAAGTTCAAAGGGACCATCATCCTGATAGCTGTGTACTTTGCCCTCAGCATCTCCCTTCATGTCTGGGTCATG AACTTACGCTGGAAAAACTCCAACAGCTTCATATGGACAGATGGACTTCAAACGCTGTTTGTATTCCAGAGACTAG agTCACGgaaaactaagctgtgctttcGTCAAGCCCTGCAAACTGAATCTAGACAACTTCAGAAGAAAGTAACAGCAACTatttacagacgtaagccacttACATACCTGCCTACCGATGTatggacttcagagtaa
- the TMEM138 gene encoding transmembrane protein 138 isoform X6 codes for MLQTSNYSLVLSLQFLLLSYDLFVNSFSELLRKAPVIQLVLFIIQDIAVLFNIIIIFLMFFNTFVFQAGLVNLLFHKFKGTIILIAVYFALSISLHVWVMSHGKLSCAFVKPCKLNLDNFRRK; via the exons atgCTCCAGACCAGTAACTACAGCCTGGTGCTCTCGCTGCAGTTCCTGCTGCTGTCCTATGACCTCTTTGTCAATTCCTTCTCAGAACTGCTCCGAAAGGCTCCTGTCATCCAGCTTGTGCTCTTCAT CATCCAGGATATTGCAGTCCTcttcaacatcatcatcatcttcctcATGTTCTTCAACACCTTCGTCTTCCAGGCTGGCCTGGTCAACCTCCTATTCCATAAGTTCAAAGGGACCATCATCCTGATAGCTGTGTACTTTGCCCTCAGCATCTCCCTTCATGTCTGGGTCATG agTCACGgaaaactaagctgtgctttcGTCAAGCCCTGCAAACTGAATCTAGACAACTTCAGAAGAAAGTAA
- the TMEM138 gene encoding transmembrane protein 138 isoform X3: MLQTSNYSLVLSLQFLLLSYDLFVNSFSELLRKAPVIQLVLFIIQDIAVLFNIIIIFLMFFNTFVFQAGLVNLLFHKFKGTIILIAVYFALSISLHVWVMNLRWKNSNSFIWTDGLQTLFVFQRLAAVLYCYFYKRTAIRLGDPHFYQDSLWLRKEFMQVRRVTEN; this comes from the exons atgCTCCAGACCAGTAACTACAGCCTGGTGCTCTCGCTGCAGTTCCTGCTGCTGTCCTATGACCTCTTTGTCAATTCCTTCTCAGAACTGCTCCGAAAGGCTCCTGTCATCCAGCTTGTGCTCTTCAT CATCCAGGATATTGCAGTCCTcttcaacatcatcatcatcttcctcATGTTCTTCAACACCTTCGTCTTCCAGGCTGGCCTGGTCAACCTCCTATTCCATAAGTTCAAAGGGACCATCATCCTGATAGCTGTGTACTTTGCCCTCAGCATCTCCCTTCATGTCTGGGTCATG AACTTACGCTGGAAAAACTCCAACAGCTTCATATGGACAGATGGACTTCAAACGCTGTTTGTATTCCAGAGACTAG CGGCAGTGTTGTACTGCTACTTCTATAAACGGACAGCCATAAGACTAGGCGACCCTCACTTCTACCAGGACTCTTTGTGGCTGCGCAAGGAGTTCATGCAAGTTCGAAG agTCACGgaaaactaa
- the TMEM138 gene encoding transmembrane protein 138 isoform X1: MLQTSNYSLVLSLQFLLLSYDLFVNSFSELLRKAPVIQLVLFIIQDIAVLFNIIIIFLMFFNTFVFQAGLVNLLFHKFKGTIILIAVYFALSISLHVWVMNLRWKNSNSFIWTDGLQTLFVFQRLEATFAALQGELALCMRKQLDFPRKVQTSCVQHSRRKIFPLANQSVPIGLQCSIPSLPPTSVPPPFLPFLSVPFILPDPPFLLRILWLLPL, translated from the exons atgCTCCAGACCAGTAACTACAGCCTGGTGCTCTCGCTGCAGTTCCTGCTGCTGTCCTATGACCTCTTTGTCAATTCCTTCTCAGAACTGCTCCGAAAGGCTCCTGTCATCCAGCTTGTGCTCTTCAT CATCCAGGATATTGCAGTCCTcttcaacatcatcatcatcttcctcATGTTCTTCAACACCTTCGTCTTCCAGGCTGGCCTGGTCAACCTCCTATTCCATAAGTTCAAAGGGACCATCATCCTGATAGCTGTGTACTTTGCCCTCAGCATCTCCCTTCATGTCTGGGTCATG AACTTACGCTGGAAAAACTCCAACAGCTTCATATGGACAGATGGACTTCAAACGCTGTTTGTATTCCAGAGACTAG AAGCTACGTTTGCTGCTCTGCAGGGAGAGTTGGCCCTATGCATGAGGAAACAGCTGGACTTTCCAAGGAAGGTTCAGACCAGCTGTGTTCAGCATTCAAGAAGGAAGATCTTCCCTCTTGCAAATCAGAGTGTCCCCATCGGTCTCCAGTGCAGCATCCCTTCCTTGCCTCCTACCTCCGTTCcaccccctttccttcctttcctctctgtaCCATTCATTCTCCCTGACCCGCCTTTCTTGCTGAGGATTCTGTGGCTCTTACCCTTGTGA
- the TMEM138 gene encoding transmembrane protein 138 isoform X5 produces MTTDVGVWSIQDIAVLFNIIIIFLMFFNTFVFQAGLVNLLFHKFKGTIILIAVYFALSISLHVWVMNLRWKNSNSFIWTDGLQTLFVFQRLAAVLYCYFYKRTAIRLGDPHFYQDSLWLRKEFMQVRR; encoded by the exons CATCCAGGATATTGCAGTCCTcttcaacatcatcatcatcttcctcATGTTCTTCAACACCTTCGTCTTCCAGGCTGGCCTGGTCAACCTCCTATTCCATAAGTTCAAAGGGACCATCATCCTGATAGCTGTGTACTTTGCCCTCAGCATCTCCCTTCATGTCTGGGTCATG AACTTACGCTGGAAAAACTCCAACAGCTTCATATGGACAGATGGACTTCAAACGCTGTTTGTATTCCAGAGACTAG CGGCAGTGTTGTACTGCTACTTCTATAAACGGACAGCCATAAGACTAGGCGACCCTCACTTCTACCAGGACTCTTTGTGGCTGCGCAAGGAGTTCATGCAAGTTCGAAGGTGA
- the TMEM138 gene encoding transmembrane protein 138 isoform X4 — protein MLQTSNYSLVLSLQFLLLSYDLFVNSFSELLRKAPVIQLVLFIIQDIAVLFNIIIIFLMFFNTFVFQAGLVNLLFHKFKGTIILIAVYFALSISLHVWVMNLRWKNSNSFIWTDGLQTLFVFQRLAAVLYCYFYKRTAIRLGDPHFYQDSLWLRKEFMQVRR, from the exons atgCTCCAGACCAGTAACTACAGCCTGGTGCTCTCGCTGCAGTTCCTGCTGCTGTCCTATGACCTCTTTGTCAATTCCTTCTCAGAACTGCTCCGAAAGGCTCCTGTCATCCAGCTTGTGCTCTTCAT CATCCAGGATATTGCAGTCCTcttcaacatcatcatcatcttcctcATGTTCTTCAACACCTTCGTCTTCCAGGCTGGCCTGGTCAACCTCCTATTCCATAAGTTCAAAGGGACCATCATCCTGATAGCTGTGTACTTTGCCCTCAGCATCTCCCTTCATGTCTGGGTCATG AACTTACGCTGGAAAAACTCCAACAGCTTCATATGGACAGATGGACTTCAAACGCTGTTTGTATTCCAGAGACTAG CGGCAGTGTTGTACTGCTACTTCTATAAACGGACAGCCATAAGACTAGGCGACCCTCACTTCTACCAGGACTCTTTGTGGCTGCGCAAGGAGTTCATGCAAGTTCGAAGGTGA